A window of Polaribacter litorisediminis contains these coding sequences:
- a CDS encoding cell envelope biogenesis protein OmpA, with protein sequence MEKSTADKIKENRFELLKELLLKEDRERFNDLRDELLESDKFKRKVSPVVDEKIEDLKENFPVYFGGTITETIKTQIRDSQDEVVEALYPIIGKLIKKFIIAEVSKLSDSINQTINDKFSIKHIIKRLFKGKRTDAEDVLQEVFEPIIEEVFVIEKDSGLLAGNYSRGNIADKDMVSGMLTAIKSFAEDAFSKEGQNLEDIKFENFQLSIQNFKTIYIATAASGAINRDFKEGLQDDVNSLAEIILRDRSYLTDEERLNTMIKKYIIKIKPSV encoded by the coding sequence ATGGAAAAATCGACGGCAGATAAAATAAAAGAGAATCGTTTTGAGTTGTTAAAAGAGCTTCTATTAAAGGAAGATAGAGAAAGATTTAATGATTTAAGGGATGAACTTTTAGAAAGCGATAAATTTAAACGCAAAGTTTCTCCAGTTGTCGATGAAAAAATTGAAGATTTAAAAGAAAACTTCCCAGTATATTTTGGTGGAACCATCACAGAAACCATAAAAACACAAATTAGAGACTCTCAAGATGAAGTAGTAGAAGCGCTCTACCCAATTATCGGTAAATTAATTAAGAAATTTATTATTGCAGAGGTTTCTAAGCTTTCAGATTCAATCAATCAAACAATTAACGACAAATTTTCAATTAAACACATTATAAAACGCTTGTTTAAAGGAAAGAGAACCGACGCAGAAGATGTTTTGCAAGAAGTTTTTGAACCAATTATAGAAGAAGTTTTTGTGATTGAAAAAGATTCAGGTTTGTTGGCAGGTAATTATTCACGAGGAAACATTGCGGATAAAGACATGGTTTCCGGTATGCTAACCGCTATTAAGTCGTTTGCAGAAGATGCTTTTTCTAAAGAAGGGCAAAATTTAGAGGATATTAAATTTGAAAACTTTCAATTATCTATTCAGAATTTTAAAACAATCTATATTGCAACGGCAGCTTCTGGTGCCATAAATCGTGACTTTAAAGAGGGACTACAAGACGATGTAAATTCATTGGCAGAAATTATTTTAAGAGATCGAAGTTATTTAACGGATGAAGAAAGACTAAATACTATGATCAAAAAATATATTATTAAAATTAAACCAAGTGTTTAA
- a CDS encoding MBL fold metallo-hydrolase yields the protein MNTNKKLLKITFLGTGTSQGIPMIASKDPVCLSKDMKDKRLRSSILISWDELTYVIDCGPDFRQQMLRENVQDIDGVFFTHEHADHTAGLDDLRPFCYKIGEMPIYLNQRTLESLEQRFQYIFSKENRYPGAPSVQPNLVGNSPFLVQDLQVIPIEVMHGNLPVTAYRILDFAYLTDVKSVAESEKEKLKNLEVLVINALRIEKHPTHFNLQDALDFVNEIKPKTTYFTHISHKLGFHETVSKQLPKNVFLSYDGLKIEVKGI from the coding sequence ATGAATACGAATAAAAAACTGTTAAAAATCACCTTTTTAGGTACAGGTACTTCTCAAGGTATTCCTATGATTGCTAGTAAAGATCCGGTTTGTTTATCAAAGGATATGAAAGATAAACGCTTACGTTCTTCAATTTTAATTTCTTGGGATGAATTAACGTATGTAATAGATTGCGGTCCCGATTTTAGACAACAAATGTTGCGTGAAAATGTGCAGGATATTGATGGTGTTTTTTTTACACATGAGCATGCCGATCATACTGCTGGTTTAGATGATTTACGTCCTTTTTGTTACAAAATAGGGGAGATGCCTATTTATTTAAATCAGAGAACTTTAGAAAGCTTAGAGCAACGTTTTCAGTATATTTTTAGTAAAGAAAACAGGTATCCTGGAGCACCAAGTGTGCAGCCCAATTTGGTAGGTAATTCTCCTTTTTTGGTGCAAGATTTACAAGTAATTCCCATAGAAGTTATGCATGGAAACTTGCCCGTTACCGCCTACAGAATTTTAGATTTTGCCTATTTAACTGACGTAAAAAGTGTGGCTGAATCAGAAAAAGAAAAACTTAAAAATTTAGAGGTTTTGGTCATTAATGCTTTAAGGATTGAAAAACATCCGACACATTTCAATTTGCAAGATGCGTTAGATTTTGTAAATGAAATTAAACCTAAAACGACCTACTTTACGCACATTAGTCATAAATTAGGTTTTCATGAAACCGTTTCTAAACAGTTGCCTAAAAATGTATTTTTATCCTATGATGGGTTAAAAATTGAGGTAAAGGGAATATAA
- a CDS encoding TonB-dependent receptor has protein sequence MAISLKGDQEISSVPTTKNKALRINLNRDIYGTFAEIGAGQETARNFFRSGGASGTIAKAMSAYDKDFSDAIYGMEEDKRYVTQPRLQTMLRHEIDLIEDRLSRQKHPDKLFFSYANTVTTIDFARKFKGHGWVGVRFQLDPLEDYNEIVLHLRFKETDARLQQETLGILGVNLIYGAFYLNDNPKELVKSFYDNLGNHQLEIDMINFSGPRFMYVDNRLMSLQLLKNGMTNAVMFGPDGFNLLPAQVLYKKNILALRGSFRPVTKVNMDMFEKSKQLFLQEKKVSEEKIQVIFEITLSNLSAEGKINERDFLDRAELLCSLGQNVMITNFQQYFKLVEYFSEFTKERMALSMGVYNLIQIFDEKYYRDLSGGILEGFGKLFHRDLKVYMYPYHDQESDEYLNSENLKVHPRMKELYKFFKQNGRLVDIQDFDKESLDIFSRTVLKMIMEGKKGWEEMLPKGIPETIKQKRLFGYSRSMARK, from the coding sequence ATGGCAATATCTTTAAAAGGAGATCAAGAAATTAGTAGTGTACCTACCACTAAAAACAAAGCTTTAAGAATAAATTTAAACAGAGATATTTACGGAACTTTTGCAGAAATTGGTGCAGGACAAGAAACTGCTCGTAATTTTTTTAGATCGGGAGGGGCTTCTGGCACGATTGCAAAAGCCATGAGTGCGTATGATAAAGATTTTTCTGATGCTATATATGGTATGGAAGAAGACAAACGTTATGTAACACAACCTCGTTTGCAAACCATGTTGCGTCATGAAATTGATTTAATTGAAGATCGATTAAGTAGACAAAAACATCCTGATAAATTATTTTTTAGTTATGCCAACACAGTAACCACAATCGATTTTGCAAGAAAATTTAAAGGTCATGGTTGGGTTGGTGTTCGATTTCAATTAGATCCTTTAGAAGATTATAATGAAATTGTTCTACATCTTCGTTTTAAAGAAACAGACGCGCGTTTGCAGCAAGAAACTTTAGGTATTTTAGGTGTAAATTTAATTTATGGTGCTTTTTATTTAAATGATAATCCTAAAGAATTGGTAAAATCATTTTATGATAATTTAGGAAATCATCAACTAGAAATAGATATGATTAACTTTTCGGGACCACGTTTTATGTATGTAGACAATCGATTAATGAGTCTACAGCTTCTTAAAAACGGAATGACGAACGCAGTAATGTTTGGTCCGGATGGTTTTAACTTACTACCTGCACAAGTGCTTTACAAAAAGAATATTTTAGCTTTACGTGGTAGTTTTAGACCTGTTACAAAAGTAAATATGGACATGTTTGAGAAGTCCAAACAATTATTTTTACAAGAGAAAAAAGTATCCGAAGAAAAAATACAAGTTATTTTTGAAATTACTTTAAGCAACTTATCCGCCGAAGGTAAAATTAACGAAAGAGACTTTTTAGATAGAGCAGAACTTTTATGTTCTCTGGGACAAAATGTAATGATTACCAACTTTCAGCAATATTTTAAATTGGTTGAATATTTTAGTGAATTTACCAAAGAAAGAATGGCTTTGTCCATGGGCGTTTACAATTTAATTCAAATTTTTGATGAAAAATATTATAGAGATTTAAGTGGTGGTATTCTCGAAGGGTTTGGTAAATTATTTCACAGAGACTTAAAGGTTTATATGTATCCTTATCACGATCAAGAATCTGATGAGTATCTGAATAGTGAAAACTTAAAAGTACATCCAAGAATGAAAGAATTGTATAAATTCTTTAAACAAAACGGCAGATTGGTAGATATCCAAGATTTTGATAAAGAGAGTTTAGATATTTTTTCTAGAACCGTTTTAAAAATGATTATGGAGGGTAAAAAAGGCTGGGAAGAAATGTTGCCAAAAGGAATTCCAGAAACCATAAAGCAAAAACGTTTATTTGGATATTCTAGATCGATGGCGAGAAAATAA
- a CDS encoding RNA polymerase sigma factor has translation MTDDITLVKQLQNSKTRDKAFRILITQYKERLYWHIRKIVVVHDDADDVLQNTFVKIFKNIDKFNNQSKLYSWMYRIATNESITFINKKAKKRNVAFSDYQEKLTNTLESDVYFSGDEIQLILQKAIATLPQKQQLVFNMKYFDDLKYNEISTILETSVGGLKASYFHAVKKIEKYIKTKTN, from the coding sequence TTGACAGACGATATTACTTTAGTTAAACAACTTCAAAATAGTAAAACCAGAGACAAAGCGTTTCGGATATTGATAACTCAATACAAAGAGCGCTTGTATTGGCATATTCGTAAAATTGTTGTTGTTCATGATGATGCAGATGATGTTTTGCAAAATACTTTTGTCAAAATTTTTAAAAATATAGATAAATTTAACAACCAAAGTAAATTATATTCTTGGATGTATAGAATTGCAACCAATGAATCGATCACTTTTATAAATAAAAAAGCAAAAAAAAGAAATGTAGCTTTTTCTGATTATCAAGAAAAACTGACCAATACTTTAGAAAGTGATGTTTATTTTTCTGGTGATGAAATTCAGCTTATTTTACAAAAAGCAATTGCTACGTTACCGCAAAAACAGCAACTAGTTTTTAATATGAAATATTTTGATGATCTTAAATATAATGAAATATCAACCATTTTAGAAACTTCTGTTGGAGGATTAAAAGCATCTTATTTTCATGCAGTAAAGAAAATTGAAAAATATATTAAAACAAAAACTAATTAA
- a CDS encoding sensor of ECF-type sigma factor yields the protein MKKIILYISISLFCSLSLSAQSKKEGREKIRTLKIAYLTEQLNLTANEAQKFWPVYNAFDKEQHTLRGSYRFSLEQAIQKNETLDNISEEDSKKLVALKLSTDKKLYEIQKDFIKKIERIISNKKIIKLQIAEIEFGRNLMRKYRRRKP from the coding sequence ATGAAAAAAATAATACTATATATTTCTATTTCTCTTTTTTGTTCGCTTTCCTTAAGTGCACAGAGCAAAAAAGAAGGAAGAGAAAAAATTAGAACTTTAAAAATTGCTTACCTTACTGAGCAGTTAAATTTAACGGCAAACGAAGCTCAAAAGTTTTGGCCTGTTTATAATGCCTTTGATAAAGAACAGCATACTTTAAGAGGTTCTTATCGGTTTAGCTTAGAACAAGCGATTCAAAAAAACGAAACTCTTGATAATATTAGCGAAGAGGACTCAAAAAAATTGGTAGCTCTAAAATTAAGTACGGACAAAAAATTATATGAGATTCAGAAAGATTTTATAAAAAAAATAGAACGGATTATTTCTAATAAAAAAATTATAAAATTACAAATTGCAGAAATTGAATTTGGAAGAAATTTAATGCGGAAATACAGACGAAGAAAACCTTAA
- a CDS encoding HAD family hydrolase, with the protein MYKNIKVIAFDADDTLWVNETYFREAEEDFAQLVSKYETKNKIDQELFQTEIKNLAFYGYGVKGFILSMIECALELSNYQIKQQTIASILNIGKEMLEKPIELLQGVEEALQSLEGKYKLIVATKGDLLDQERKLEKSNLLKYFHHIEVMSDKKEKDYLKLIKHLEIHPSELLMIGNSLKSDVLPLIKIGASAIHVPFHTTWVHEEVSIEESSKLAYKTVSNIKDVVGLF; encoded by the coding sequence ATGTATAAAAATATAAAAGTAATTGCTTTTGATGCTGATGATACTTTATGGGTAAACGAAACCTATTTTAGAGAAGCAGAGGAAGACTTTGCACAACTAGTATCGAAATACGAAACTAAAAATAAAATAGACCAAGAACTTTTTCAAACAGAAATTAAGAATCTAGCATTTTATGGTTATGGTGTAAAGGGGTTTATACTTTCTATGATTGAGTGTGCTTTAGAATTGTCTAACTATCAAATAAAACAACAGACAATTGCATCAATTTTAAATATTGGTAAAGAAATGTTAGAAAAACCAATAGAATTATTGCAAGGAGTGGAGGAGGCATTGCAATCTTTGGAAGGCAAATACAAACTGATTGTGGCTACAAAAGGCGATTTATTAGATCAAGAGCGAAAGTTAGAAAAATCTAATTTGTTAAAATATTTTCATCATATTGAAGTAATGAGTGATAAAAAAGAAAAAGATTATCTAAAGTTGATAAAGCATTTAGAGATTCATCCATCTGAATTATTGATGATTGGTAATTCTCTAAAATCAGATGTATTACCACTTATAAAAATTGGCGCATCTGCAATTCATGTACCATTTCATACTACTTGGGTTCATGAAGAGGTTTCTATAGAAGAATCATCTAAATTAGCCTATAAAACTGTTTCAAATATAAAGGATGTTGTAGGGCTTTTTTAA
- the kdsB gene encoding 3-deoxy-manno-octulosonate cytidylyltransferase gives MKVIAMIPARYSASRFPGKLMKDLGGKSVIVRTYEAALQTNLFEEVYVVTDSDVIFKAIDQVGGKVIMSKTEHECGSDRIAEAVEFIAADIVVNVQGDEPFIDAISLSKLINVFKVDVKKEIDLASLKVQITNKKDIENPNNVKVITDVNNLALYFSRSVIPFHRDKEVSVKYYKHKGVYAFRKQALLDFYKTPMTPLEAAEKIEAIRYQEIGKKIKMVETTIEAVGIDTPEDLEKAKQYLNKHV, from the coding sequence ATGAAAGTAATAGCTATGATTCCTGCGCGTTATAGTGCATCTCGTTTTCCAGGAAAACTAATGAAAGATTTAGGCGGAAAATCGGTGATTGTAAGAACTTATGAAGCTGCATTGCAGACTAATTTATTTGAAGAGGTGTATGTTGTAACAGATTCGGATGTTATTTTTAAAGCGATAGATCAAGTGGGTGGTAAAGTAATAATGAGTAAAACCGAACACGAATGTGGTTCTGATAGAATTGCCGAGGCTGTAGAATTTATAGCGGCTGATATTGTTGTTAATGTGCAGGGAGATGAACCTTTTATAGATGCTATTTCTTTATCAAAATTAATTAATGTTTTTAAAGTTGATGTAAAAAAAGAGATCGATTTAGCTTCACTCAAAGTACAAATTACCAATAAAAAAGATATTGAAAACCCTAATAATGTTAAGGTAATAACGGATGTAAATAATTTAGCCCTATATTTTTCTAGAAGTGTAATTCCTTTTCATCGAGATAAAGAAGTTTCTGTAAAATATTACAAACACAAAGGCGTTTATGCGTTTAGAAAACAAGCGTTGTTAGATTTTTATAAAACGCCAATGACGCCTTTAGAAGCCGCTGAGAAAATTGAAGCCATTCGGTATCAAGAAATTGGTAAGAAAATAAAAATGGTAGAAACAACGATAGAAGCAGTAGGAATTGATACTCCAGAAGATTTAGAAAAAGCAAAACAATATCTAAATAAGCATGTATAA
- the cas2 gene encoding CRISPR-associated endonuclease Cas2 codes for MSVNRFSAYRIMWVFVFFDLPTETKRERKAASLFRKKLIADGFTMFQFSIYLRHCPSRENAKVHTKRVKRSLPKHGKVCILEITDKQFGNMELFHGIKEVDVPQPTQQLQLF; via the coding sequence ATGTCAGTAAATAGATTTAGCGCGTATAGAATTATGTGGGTATTCGTTTTTTTTGATTTGCCAACCGAAACGAAAAGAGAGCGCAAGGCTGCAAGTCTGTTTCGTAAAAAATTAATTGCAGATGGTTTTACCATGTTTCAGTTTTCAATTTATTTAAGACACTGCCCCAGTAGAGAAAATGCTAAAGTACATACAAAACGAGTAAAAAGAAGTTTGCCAAAGCACGGTAAAGTCTGTATTTTAGAAATTACAGACAAGCAGTTTGGCAATATGGAATTGTTTCACGGAATTAAGGAAGTAGATGTACCACAACCCACACAACAATTACAATTATTTTAA
- the cas1 gene encoding type II CRISPR-associated endonuclease Cas1: MIKRTIYIGKPSYLKLKQKQLVVQEVETKLIKGTVPIEDIALLMLDHYQITISNQLLIQLQGNNVAVVSCDEHHLPFGMMLPLYGHSEYSERIKYQLVASEPLKKQLWKQTVEQKIANQEALLVLNNKVSEPLAEYKLTVKSGDTTNREGMAAQYYWKHLFNNFSRQRFGEAPNNLLNFGYAVLRSIVARALVSSGMLPVLGLFHKNKYNAYCLADDIMEPYRPFVDKLVYNYVNGFRDHFELTKQAKAHILTIATQDVLIDGVVRPLFVAVTTTTASLYKCFTGELRQIKYPELD; the protein is encoded by the coding sequence ATGATTAAAAGAACCATATATATTGGAAAGCCATCTTATTTAAAACTCAAACAAAAGCAATTAGTTGTTCAAGAAGTAGAAACCAAATTAATAAAAGGAACTGTCCCTATTGAAGATATTGCTCTATTAATGCTGGATCATTATCAAATAACAATAAGTAATCAGCTTTTAATACAATTACAAGGAAATAATGTAGCTGTGGTGAGTTGCGATGAACATCATTTGCCTTTTGGAATGATGTTGCCCTTATATGGGCATTCAGAATATTCCGAAAGAATAAAGTATCAGTTAGTAGCATCAGAACCTTTAAAAAAGCAATTATGGAAGCAAACTGTCGAACAGAAAATAGCCAATCAAGAAGCTTTGTTAGTTTTAAATAATAAAGTTTCAGAACCTTTAGCCGAATATAAACTGACCGTAAAAAGTGGCGATACTACTAATAGAGAAGGAATGGCAGCACAATATTATTGGAAACATTTATTTAATAATTTTTCAAGACAGCGTTTTGGAGAAGCACCCAATAATTTATTAAATTTTGGATATGCTGTTTTAAGAAGTATTGTAGCTAGAGCCTTGGTGAGTAGCGGAATGTTACCCGTTTTGGGGTTGTTTCATAAAAATAAATACAATGCCTATTGTTTGGCAGACGATATTATGGAGCCTTATAGACCTTTTGTAGATAAGTTGGTGTATAACTATGTAAATGGTTTTCGAGATCATTTTGAGTTAACCAAACAAGCCAAAGCACATATTTTAACCATTGCGACACAAGATGTTTTAATTGATGGAGTAGTAAGACCTTTATTTGTGGCAGTAACCACAACAACGGCGAGTTTATATAAATGTTTTACAGGAGAATTAAGGCAGATAAAATATCCTGAATTAGATTAA